The Primulina eburnea isolate SZY01 chromosome 6, ASM2296580v1, whole genome shotgun sequence genome contains a region encoding:
- the LOC140833992 gene encoding formin-like protein 1 has protein sequence MSPPSAPNYPFSASSPPVPFFPSSASTPPPPPPSPNAFASFPANISSLAVPQSNTSKYASTKLIAAAAAAVVAAVVIVSIAVFLHLRRRRRSSSGDAKTQRSDNDSTVENATRCSANQIPKLQRPSQTSAEFLYLGTMVNSHGGVIDSRIVAHSESSGTLPESGVSSSRKVDSPELRPLPPLNSYRRIYTNAAAVASKDGVDEEFFSPRGSLNGSEVSVGTGSASRRAFAAIEVDNLHGLMSNSSSTYSSSVSGSVSGSPVRSVSLSPENSLSPMKPIPKSPDLIEIPAVRPFHRPLTSSKESASPSPPSSSSPDGYSRASVESSPRISNVSDAIVGSESPVGKGSNIVHQDVIVTPTVSPPPPPQASVPPPPPPPPLRALVNKSLDSPRTPTPPAKKQAFVPPAFITPFRPIAAKSPLSVSPIELPANDSESAKKNEDDTLSTDEKGEYSTETMEQNEEGIISKPKLKPLHWDKVRASSDREMVWDQLKSSSFKLNEEMIETLFVVNTPTPNLKEKTRWQVLPTPGPDSGTRVLDPKKAQNIAILLKALNVTVEEVCEGLSEGNADIIGMELLESLLKMAPTKEEERKLKEYKDESPLKLGTAEKFLKSVLDIPYAFKRVDAMLYISNFDSEVDYLRKSFQTLEAACEELRTSRMFLKLLEAVLKTGNRMNVGTNRGDAHAFKLDTLLKLVDVKGADGKTTLLHFVVQEIIRSEGARLSNVNQIDKSSVNDDAKCRKIGLQVVSDLSSELLNVKKAAAMDSEVLSGDVSKLSNGIRNIAEVVRLLEEIPSEDTGGRKFSESMNLFMKRAEVDIIRIQASESVALSLVKEITEYFHGNSVKEEAHPFRIFLVVRDFLTVLDRVCKEVGMINEHTIYSSVHKFPVPVNPTLQPVSVGFLNGKKCISSDDDSYSP, from the exons ATGTCCCCACCGTCTGCCCCTAACTACCCGTTTTCCGCTTCATCTCCACCTGTCCCATTCTTCCCTTCCTCCGCCTCTACTCCTCCTCCGCCACCTCCCTCTCCCAACGCTTTCGCCTCTTTCCCCGCTAACATTTCTTCTCTCGCCGTCCCTCAGTCTAACACCTCCAAATATGCCTCCACTAAACTGATCGCTGCTGCCGCCGCTGCTGTTGTGGCCGCGGTTGTTATCGTTTCCATTGCCGTTTTCCTCCATCTCCGTCGCAGAAGGCGATCGTCTTCTGGTGATGCTAAAACCCAAAGATCTGACAATGATAGCACCGTGGAAAATGCTACCAGATGTAGCGCAAACCAAATCCCGAAGCTTCAGCGCCCGTCTCAAACCAGCGCGGAGTTCTTGTACTTGGGGACTATGGTAAATTCACATGGCGGCGTCATTGACTCACGGATTGTTGCTCACAGTGAAAGCAGCGGCACATTGCCTGAAAGTGGTGTCTCCAGTTCCCGGAAAGTGGACTCACCTGAGCTCCGCCCTTTGCCGCCGTTGAATAGTTACCGAAGAATTTACACCAATGCCGCGGCGGTCGCGTCTAAAGATGGCGTGGATGAAGAGTTTTTCTCTCCCAGAGGATCTTTGAACGGAAGCGAGGTTTCTGTCGGCACTGGATCGGCTTCTAGAAGGGCTTTTGCCGCCATTGAAGTGGATAATCTTCACGGGCTGATGTCGAATTCTTCCTCCACCTATTCTTCTTCGGTCTCGGGATCAGTTTCTGGGTCTCCGGTGAGGTCGGTTAGTCTCTCACCGGAGAATAGTTTGAGCCCTATGAAACCGATCCCCAAGTCGCCAGACTTAATTGAGATTCCGGCTGTGAGGCCATTTCATCGGCCATTGACATCATCAAAGGAATCTGCATCGCCGTCTCCACCGAGTTCGTCTTCACCGGATGGATATTCGAGGGCTAGCGTGGAATCTTCGCCAAGGATTTCTAATGTTTCCGATGCGATAGTCGGATCGGAATCTCCGGTGGGAAAAGGCAGCAACATTGTACACCAAGACGTCATTGTCACCCCAACAGTCTCTCCACCGCCTCCGCCACAAGCTTCTGTTCCACCTCCACCGCCGCCTCCACCTTTGCGGGCCTTGGTGAATAAAAGCTTGGATAGTCCTAGAACGCCTACCCCGCCAGCTAAAAAGCAAGCATTTGTACCACCAGCTTTCATAACGCCCTTTAGACCGATTGCTGCCAAAAGTCCCCTATCGGTATCTCCAATTGAACTGCCTGCAAATGATTCAGAGTCTGCCAAGAAGAATGAGGATGACACATTATCGACTGATGAGAAAGGAGAATACTCGACTGAAACCATGGAACAAAATGAGGAGGGGATTATTTCAAAGCCAAAATTGAAGCCATTGCATTGGGATAAAGTAAGAGCAAGCTCTGATCGTGAGATGGTGTGGGATCAACTCAAATCCAGCTCTTTCAA ATTGAATGAGGAGATGATCGAAACATTGTTTGTTGTAAATACCCCGACGCCGAATTTGAAGGAAAAAACTAGGTGGCAAGTTCTTCCCACACCTGGACCTGATAGTGGGACTCGGGTTCTTGATCCCAAGAAAGCTCAGAATATCGCCATTCTGTTGAAGGCTCTCAATGTCACGGTGGAGGAAGTTTGCGAAGGACTTTCAGAAG GAAATGCAGATATTATTGGGATGGAGCTTCTTGAGAGTTTGTTGaagatggctccaactaaggaaGAAGAAAGGAAGCTTAAAGAATACAAAGATGAGTCACCACTTAAACTCGGGACTGCTGAGAAATTTTTGAAGTCTGTTCTTGATATACCCTATGCTTTCAAAAGAGTGGATGCAATGCTATACATATCCAATTTTGATTCCGAAGTTGATTACCTCCGAAAATCATTTCAAACTCTTGAG GCAGCCTGTGAAGAACTGAGAACCAGCAGAATGTTCCTAAAACTTCTAGAAGCAGTGTTAAAGACTGGAAACCGCATGAATGTGGGAACAAATCGGGGTGATGCACATGCCTTTAAGCTCGACACGCTACTTAAACTAGTTGACGTAAAGGGAGCTGATGGTAAAACAACACTTCTGCATTTTGTTGTTCAGGAGATAATAAGAAGCGAAGGTGCTCGTCTTTCTAATGTAAACCAAATCGATAAATCCTCCGTGAATGATGATGCCAAGTGCAGGAAAATTGGCCTCCAAGTCGTTTCAGATCTCAGTTCAGAGCTTTTGAACGTAAAGAAAGCTGCTGCTATGGACTCAGAGGTGCTTAGTGGTGATGTTTCCAAGCTTTCAAATGGAATAAGGAACATAGCTGAAGTTGTAAGATTACTCGAGGAAATCCCATCTGAGGACACTGGAGGTCGTAAGTTTTCAGAGTCGATGAACCTCTTCATGAAGAGGGCGGAAGTGGATATAATTCGGATACAGGCCTCAGAAAGTGTTGCTCTATCTCTGGTGAAGGAAATTACTGAATATTTCCATGGAAATTCAGTGAAGGAAGAGGCACATCCATTCAGAATATTTTTAGTCGTTAGAGATTTTTTAACGGTGCTCGATCGTGTCTGCAAGGAAGTAGGGATGATAAACGAGCATACTATTTACAGTTCAGTGCACAAATTTCCAGTTCCGGTGAATCCGACTCTACAGCCAGTGTCCGTaggattcctcaatggaaaaaAATGCATTTCATCTGATGATGACAGCTATTCCCCTTGA